A DNA window from Impatiens glandulifera chromosome 7, dImpGla2.1, whole genome shotgun sequence contains the following coding sequences:
- the LOC124946041 gene encoding fasciclin-like arabinogalactan protein 21: MATEPSCSHWWHCPIYFVISLTLAVISISSSFRPNTNKAIAPNRFILNNTLSLNASLSLRRKGFSNIATLLNVYPELLLISPETTIFAVDDAIISSFSLYPTVLKQLLRYHASPSNLPMKDLLKMKKNSCLPTLLESKNVAVTKIDTGKGSIEINNVSISHPDLFLGDSISIHGILGAFYLPENEDRSFRRSPTCESNVSDSKPKINWERIVRLLGSNGFVSFAIGLHSVLPGIVRDYSGLSSVTVLVPTSFSFVAASPSLLDRIVRFHILPVRLTEKEMGLLPEKSSLFTLLRSHNMTVTENVETATVLALNEVEIIRGDVYLCDEFVIHEISRPFQLDEFLS, from the coding sequence ATGGCGACTGAACCTTCTTGTTCACATTGGTGGCACTGTCCAATCTATTTCGTGATTTCACTAACCCTCGCTGTGATTTCCATCTCCTCATCGTTTCGTCCAAATACAAACAAAGCAATTGCTCCCAACAGATTCATTCTCAATAATACACTATCTCTCAATGCATCTCTCTCTCTTCGCCGTAAAGGATTCTCTAATATAGCTACTCTCCTTAATGTTTACCCGGAGCTCTTACTCATATCGCCGGAAACCACCATTTTCGCCGTCGATGACGCTATCATCTCTAGTTTCTCTCTATATCCTACTGTCCTCAAACAGCTTTTGCGATACCACGCTTCTCCTTCTAATCTCCCCATGAAGGATCTActcaagatgaagaagaatTCTTGCTTGCCGACGCTTCTCGAATCGAAGAACGTTGCGGTTACTAAAATTGATACAGGAAAGGGTTCAATCGAGATTAACAATGTCTCGATTTCGCATCCGGATTTGTTTCTTGGAGATTCCATCTCGATTCATGGAATTCTTGGAGCTTTTTATTTGCCGGAAAATGAAGATCGGAGCTTTCGACGATCACCCACTTGTGAAAGTAATGTTTCAGATTCTAAACCGAAGATCAACTGGGAACGGATAGTTCGATTACTGGGTTCGAATGGATTCGTTTCATTTGCAATTGGGTTGCATTCTGTTCTTCCTGGGATTGTTCGAGACTACTCTGGTTTGAGTTCAGTAACGGTTCTTGTTCCTACAAGTTTCTCTTTTGTGGCGGCTTCTCCTTCGTTGTTGGATAGAATTGTAAGATTTCATATTTTACCAGTGAGATTGACTGAGAAGGAAATGGGTTTGTTGCCGGAGAAATCATCTCTCTTTACCCTGCTTCGATCGCATAACATGACCGTGACTGAAAACGTCGAGACGGCGACAGTTTTGGCTTTAAACGAAGTGGAGATCATTAGAGGTGATGTTTATTTGTGTGATGAGTTTGTAATTCATGAGATTTCTCGACCTTTTCAGTTAGATGAATTTCTTAGTTGA
- the LOC124909594 gene encoding transcription factor bHLH52 yields MNTDNDFQALLVKEEVSRSFYQSPIIAGQSTADLVSMNYNIPSSPLHYSYPNAFMINDHEMMTDNYYFTKPMEYYHSPNPISSTVYDFNVTDSNIIDRSLVYLTGAKHPVRQPEEIKMYTSSLARNRRQKYSEKIRCLQKILPWDKKMNMATMLEEAYKYVKFLQAQVSILQSMPYNSSTCYSSSSSHVISPIPGDFYGGLGKLNRQQLLQVLVNSPVAQTLLYSRGCCVYSVEQLSLLREIEKAKANQKVMFDHDPPSFM; encoded by the coding sequence ATGAATACTGATAATGATTTTCAAGCTTTACTTGTTAAGGAAGAAGTTTCTAGATCCTTCTATCAATCTCCGATCATCGCCGGCCAATCCACGGCCGATCTAGTTTCGATGAACTACAACATTCCTTCATCTCCTCTTCATTATTCGTATCCTAATGCATTCATGATCAATGATCATGAGATGATGACGGATAATTACTATTTCACGAAACCAATGGAATATTATCATTCTCCAAATCCAATCTCTAGTACTGTTTATGATTTTAACGTAACTGATTCGAATATAATCGATCGATCACTTGTTTACTTGACCGGCGCGAAACATCCAGTGCGTCAGCCGGAGGAGATTAAGATGTACACAAGTTCATTGGCACGAAATCGGCGACAGAAGTACAGTGAAAAGATACGATGTCTGCAGAAGATTCTTCCATGGGATAAGAAAATGAACATGGCGACTATGCTTGAGGAAGCATATAAGTACGTTAAATTTCTCCAGGCGCAGGTTTCTATTCTCCAATCAATGCCGTACAACTCCTCAACTTGTTATTCTTCTTCGTCGTCTCATGTGATTTCTCCGATTCCGGGTGATTTCTACGGTGGATTAGGTAAGCTGAATCGACAGCAACTTCTTCAGGTACTTGTGAATTCGCCGGTGGCTCAGACTCTGCTGTATTCACGAGGCTGTTGCGTATATTCCGTTGAACAACTTTCTCTGTTGAGAGAAATTGAAAAGGCGAAGGCTAATCAGAAGGTGATGTTCGATCATGATCCTCCATCTTTTATGTGA